GTGGGTCGTTGCCGTGCGTGCTGCGTTCCAGTGACTCTGCGGCGGGTCGCAAGTCAGTGGACAAATGCCCGCTTATCGTCGCCTTTGCAGGAAATATTCATTTTCTGCAGAGTCGAGTGAAGGTGGAAACATGCTCCGTTCGATCCCGCGCGGCCTTGCAGTGGCCGGCCTGACCGCGGCTGCCCTCGTGGTGCCGACGGCAGGCGCCGCCACCGCCGCGACCGCGCCCCCCAGCAGTTCCCAGGACGCCAAGTGTGCCTCGCACAGCTGCATCAAGGGCCACCACGGCAAGCAGCAGAACAGCCGCCACCAGGGCCGCGTCGGGCACCGTGGCCACGACGGCTATGACGGCTTCGGCCGCGACCGCCGCGACGGCTACGGCTACGGCCGCGACGGCGGTTACGAGCGCGACGGTTACGGGCGCGACGGCTATGGCCGCGACGGATACCGCGACGGCTATGGGCGTGACGGCTCCGGTCTGGGCAGGAACGGCCTGCTCAACCTCGGCCTGCTCGGTCTCCTCTAGTACCCGTCAGACAGTGCGCGGTGGGCCCGGGGTCATGACCCCGGGCCCACCGCATGTCCGGCCGCATGTCCGGGTCCTGCGGAAGTTCCTCACCCGGTGGCATCACCAGGGGTAACGGCAGGTCAGGAGTGGTGCCCACGGCCGAGATCCGGCCACATTTCACGATTCAACGGTTTTGGCGTCCATATAATCGTTGTCATCGGCCTTGCGTAGTGGCAGGATTGTTCTGTCGCATCGCGAATGGGGGATTTGTGACATCGGGGGACGGGGGAAGAGTCCCTTCTGCGTAGCGCGCACCTGACCCGTGCGCCGACCAACAAGCCCGTGGGCTCCTCGCTTTGGCGAGCGCAATTGTTTTGCGCTGCCCATATTCAACGGTTTGGATACTGGTGATAGCGGAAGAAGTTTATGATCTCGTACTGGATGATCTCTTCATCCGGCTTGACCAATTAGTTCCCGGCAGTTCAGTCTTCCTCAAACTGGAAGGCCTCAATCCTGCCGGTTCGGTAAAACTCAAAACTGCTGTCGCGCTGGTCGCGGCGGCCGAGGATTCCGGGCGCTGCTTTCCGCGGACCCGGCTGATCGAGTCGACGTCGGGAAACCTCGGCGTCGCCCTGGCGATGGTGTGCGCGGCCAAGGGCTACCGGCTGACCTGTGTCACGGACCCCAACTCCACCGTCCAGTCGAGGCGTCTGATGGAGGTTCTCGGCGCCGAAGTGGTGGTCATCGACGTCAGGGACGCCCACGGCGGCTATCTGCAGTCGCGCATCGACTACATCGACGAGCGGCTGCGCCGCGAACCCGACCTGTTCTGGCTGAACCAGTACGCCAACCCGGCCGGGCCGCAGGCCCACCGGGACCGCACGGGCCGTGCGCTCCTCGAGGAGATCGGCCACATCGACTACGCCTTCATCGGTGCCGGAACGACCGGCACCCTGATGGGCTGCGCGGAGTACCTGCGCCGCCACAGCCCCGCCACCCGGATCATCGCGGTGGACGCCGAGGGCTCCGTGACCTTCGGCGGGCCCGCGGCCCGCCGCCACATTCCGGGCCTGGGGACGAGCAGGCGGCCGGAAATTCTGGACACCGGGAATATCGACGAGGTCGTGCTCATTTCCGAGTCGGCCGCCGTCGAGATGTGCCGGACGCTGGCCGAAGAACGCGGGCTGCTGCTGGGGGGCTCGTCCGGCACGGTGCTGTGCGCCGTGCAGGACGCCGCGAAGGAGATCCCGGACGGAAGTGTCGTGGTGGCGATTTCACCCGACTTCGGGGACCGCTACCTGGAGACCATCTACAACGACGCATGGGTGGCGCAACGCTGGCCCGAGACCGTCGGCAACAAAGTAACTCAGGCACCGGCCTGAGTGGGGGGAACGCTTGATGTTCAATTTTGAGATAGTGGCCGGAGAAACGGTTCGTCAAGTTCTTCGCGAAAAGCGTGGAGACGTGCTCGGCATTGTCAGCGATGCCTATCGGGCACATGAGTCCGGAGACTCCGTCAACCCGGACAGTTACTTTCTCCGCTTTCCGGAGAAGCCGGATTCCCGGATCATCGCGCTGCCGGCCTTCCTGGGCGCCGATGTCCAGCTCGCCGGTATCAAGTGGATCGCGAGCTTCCCGGGCAACACCCGCCGCGGGGCCCCGCGCGCGTCGGCCGTCCTGCTCCTGAACGACTACGAGACCGGGTACCCGATCGCCTGCCTCGAAGCCGCCAACATCAGCGCGGCGCGCACCGCCGCCTCCGCGGCCGTCGCGGCGACCGCCCTCCGACCGGACGGCTTCGCGGGGACCCGCATCGCCGTCGTGGGCGGCGGCGTCATCGCCCGCAACATCTGCGACTACCTGAATGTCGCGGGCTGCGCCCCGGACGCCTACCTCGTCCACGATCTCGACGAGGCCTCCGGACAGGCCCTGGCCGAGCATGTGCGCACCACACAGAACCGTCCGGCCACCTTCACCGCCGACCTCGACGCCGCGCTGGGGACCGACACCGTCGTCTTCGCCACGACGGCTCTGGAGCCCTACGTCAGCACCCCGTTCAAGCCCGGTCAGCTGGTTCTCAACATCTCCCTGCGTGACCTGGCCCCCGAGGTGGTCCTCGGGGCGGACAACATCCTCGACGACGTCGAGCACTGCCTGAAGGCGCAGACGTCACCCCACCTGGCCGAGCAGCTGTCCGGCTCCCGCGAGTTCGTGACCGGAACCCTCGCCGGAGTACTGAACGGGGAGGTGACGCCCTCCCCGGACCGGCCGGTGATCTTCTCGCCGTTCGGGCTGGGCGTGCTGGACCTCGCGGTAGGGGCGTTCGTCCTCGGCGAGGCACGCAAGGACGGCAGCACCATCGAGGTGCCCAACTTCTTCGGGGAGACGCGCCGGTGGTGAATCACAGACCCGTCTCCGTCGCGATAGTGGGCGCCGGATCGCGGGGGCTGGGCGTCTTCGAGCGGCTGGTCGCGCACTGTCTGACGCAGCCGGCCCCGCTCACCGTCCACCTCATCGACCCGCAGCCCTTCGGCGCCGGATTCCATCTGCCCGCCCAGCCCGACCATCTGCTGCTCAACACCGTCTGCGCACAGCTCACGGCCTTCGCCGACCCGCACATGGTGGACGGCCCCGTACCGATATCCGGCCCCTCGCTGCACGAATGGTGCCGGCGCCGGGACCTGCGGCTGGCGGACGACGGCTACACCGTGCGCCCGGGCGCGGGACGGGAGATCCAGCCGAACGACTTCCTGCCCCGCAGGCTGCTGAGTGAGTACCTCACCTGGGCGGCGGGGGAGATCACCGACGCGGCGCCCGAGAACCTCACACTGGTGCGGCATCGTACGACGGCCGTCGACATCCACCCCGGAACGCCGGACACCGAAACGGTCGTCCTCGCCGACGGCACCCGGATCGACGCCGACGCCGTCTTCGTCACCGTCGGGCACCACTCGCTCTACCGGCCCGCGGCACCCGCTCCCGACCCCCGACTCGTCACCCGCCCCTATCCGTTGCCCGAGGCGCTCGACAGCATCGGACCGGGCGAACGGGTGGCCGTCCTCGGCATGGGGCTGACGGCCATGGACGTCATCGCCACACTGACCCTCGGACGCGGGGGAGCGCACACGACGGTCGAGCACGGGATGCGCTATCTGCCCAGCGGGCAGGAGCCGTTGATCGTGCTGACCAACCGCTCCGGGATGCCCTCGCGCAGCCGGCCGCGCCTCCACCCGGGACGGATGCGCTTCGCCCCGCTGGCACTGACCACGGAGCACCTCGACGAGATCCGTACGCGGCGGGCTGACCGGCGGATCGACTTCGCCGCCGAGGTGCTGCCGCTCGTCGAGGCCGAGATGGAACTCGCCTACTACCGCGTCTTGTTGGGCCGGGAGATGGGCGACACCACGGACGCCGGGCTGGAGATGGCCAGGCGCTGCGCCCGGGCCGGCCACAAGACCCTGCTCGACGAGCTGCGCGCCCGGTTCGGCACCAGCCCGGTGCCCGGGATCCTGTCCGCCGGCCTCGCGGACCGGCAGTGGACGGAGCACTCCGCCTACCGCGACTGGTTCACCGCGGAGGTCGCCGCCGACCTGGCCGAGGCCCGCGAAGGCCTCGGGGTGAGCCCGCTCAAGGAGGCCCTGGAGGTCCTGCGCGACCACCGCGATGTCCTGCGCGCGGTCATCGACCCGCCGGGAGTCGACGACGCGTCGCTGGCCGCCTTCTTCGGGGAGTTCGCCTCGACGGTGAACCGGCAGGTGATCGGCCCGCAGCTGGACCGGTCGGCCGAGCTGCTCTCGCTGATCGACGCGGGGATCGTCCGGCTCGGCCCCGGCCCGCAGCCGAAGATCGTCGCACCGGCCGGACAGGGACCCTGGCGACTGGAATCCACCTGCCTGGCCGAGCCGTTGCGGATCGAGGTCGACCACGTGGTGCAGGCGCATGTGACCGAGCCCGGCGCGGACCGGGCACCCGGGACACTGCTCGGCACGCTCGTCGCCGCGGGCCGCGTCCGCACCCTCGCGCACCGCGGAGGGACGGTGCACGGGCTGGACGTCACCCGGCAGGGCCAGGGGATCGACCGTACGGGCACCCCGCAGCCGCGCCTGTTCTTCCTCGGGCCGCACACCGAGGGGTCCAGCTACTACAACCACTATGTGCCCTCACCCGGCGCGCCCTCCCGTGCGCTGCTGGACGCCGAACGTGCCCTGAGCACCGCTCTGCCGGAACTGATGACGAGGAAGCGATGAACAACAGCGAGACCTTCACCCCCTGGACGCAGGAGTACCGGCCCGAGACGCGCGCCGCGCAGGGCGACGGCTGGCGCTGCCCGACCACCGGCGCCGTGCCGCCCCCGATCGGGCTGGGCGCGACCTTCGCGCGCGACAACGAGTACCGGGCGCCGGCCGGACTGGCCTATCTGCGCGATCAGGGGACACCGGGGTACGAGCAGGTCGAGAAGGTGGTGGCGGGCCTGGAGGGCGGCTCGGACGCGCTGGTCTTCTCGTCCGGTATGGCCGCCGCCACCTCCGTCTTCCAGGTGCTGCCGGCCGGTGCGCGGGTCGTGGTCCCGCAGACCATGTACTTCGGGCTCACCAAGTGGCTGCTGGAATTCGGCCCGCAGCGCGGCCTGGAGGTCGTCCAGGCACCCATGAACGACCTGGACGCGGTGGCGGCCGCCGTGACCGCCGCCCCGACCGCACTGGTGTGGGCGGAGTCCCCGGCGAACCCGACCTGGACGGTGACCGACATCGCCGCCTGCGCCGAGATCGCGCACCGGGCCGGTGCCCTGTTCGGCGTCGACAACACCGTCCCCACCCCGGTGCACTCCAAGCCGTTCGCACTCGGCGCGGACCTGATCATGCATTCGGGCACCAAGTACCTCAACGGCCACACCGATGTGGTGGCCGGACTGCTCGTCAAGGCGCCGGGCAGCAGCGAGGCCCGGGACGCGATCTGGGAGCGGCTGCAGCTGCACCGCCGGCTGACCGGCCCGATACTCGGCCCGATGGAGACCTACCTCCTGATGCGGGGCATACGGACGCTCTACCCCCGGATGCGCCAGATCTCGGAGACCGCGATGGCCGTGGCCGAGCACTTCGCGGAGCACCCCCGGATCCGGCGGGTGGCCTACCCGGGTCTCGCCACCGACCCGGGACACGCCGTCGCCGCCCGGCAGATGACGGGGGGCTTCAGCGGCATGCTCTCCCTGCACGTCGACGGCGAGTGGCAGCAGTCCCTGCGGACCGCCAACCACTGCGAACTCTTCATCCGTGCCACCTCGTTGGGCGGGGTGGAGAGTCTGATCGAACACCGCTACACCTTCGAAGGGCCGGGTAGTACCTCGCCGAAGGACATGCTGCGGCTGTCCATAGGTCTGGAGAGCCCCGCAGACCTCGTCGCCGACCTCGAACAGGCCCTGGAAAAGGCCGTGAAGGAAGACCGTTGAGTTCCAAGACACCCACCCCCCACCCCGACGCCGCACCGCCGGGTTCCGCCCCACCGGAGCCGGCGCACGCGGCGGAGGGGCCCCCGGAGCCGGGGACCCGGCCCGGCCTGTTCCGTGACGCCTCGCTGTCCGCGGTACTGGCGGGCTTCGTCGCCGTCGTCGTGTCCTACTCGGGCCCGCTCGTCATCGTGCTGGCGGCGGCGTCCGCCGGGCATCTGAACACCGCACAGACCAGCTCATGGGTATGGGCCATCTCCATCGGCAGCGGGCTCACCTGTATCGGGCTGAGCCTGCGTACGAAGATGCCGGTGATCACCGCATGGTCGACACCGGGCGCTGCCCTGCTGGTCACCAGCCTGGGGGCGTACTCCTACGCGGAGGCCATCGGGGCGTTCATCGTCACCGGTTTGGTGATCACCCTGGTCGGTCTGACCGGAGTGTTCGGATGGCTGATGCGGCAGGTGCCCACCGCCGTGGTCTCCGCGATGCTCGCCGGCATCCTCTTCTCCTTCGGCACCGGCGTGTTCACCTCGCTCAAGACCGCACCCCTCATTGCCGGTTCCGTGCTGGTCGCCTACCTCCTGGCGAAGCGGTGGCTGCCCCGGTACGCCGTATTGGTCGCCCTGGCGGCGGGTGTCGCGGCCAGTGCCGTCAGCTCCCGGCTGGACATCCATCTGGACCGGATCGAGCTGGCCAAGCCGGTGCTGACGACCCCGGAATTCTCGCTCGCCTCCCTCATCGGCATCGCGGTGCCGATGATCCTGGCGACGCTCGCCTCACAGAACGCACCGGGTATGGCCGTGCTCACCGCGTCCGGCTACGAGCCCAAGGACCGCCTGCTGATCGGTTCCACGGGGCTGGTCTCCACGGCGCTGGCACCGTTCGGCTCCCATGCCATCAACCTCGCGGCGATCACCGCCGCCATCTGCACCGGCCCCGAGTCGCACCGCGACCCGAAGCGGCGCTATGTGGCCGGAGTCTCCTGCGGAGCGTTCTACCTCCTCATCGGGGCCTTCGGCTCCACGCTGGTGGTGCTCTTCGCGGGCCTGCCCAAGGAACTGGTGGCGGCGGTCGCCGGAGTCGCCCTGCTCGGTGCGCTGGCCGGCGGGCTGACGGGGGCGGTCAAGGAGGAGAAGGACCGCGAGGCGGCCCTGATCACCTTCCTCGCCACCGCCTCCGGTGTCACCCTCTTCGGCATCGGATCCGCCTTCTGGGGGCTGCTCTTCGGCGTCATCGCGCACTTCGTCCTGACCCGTTGGCGCGGTACGCCCACGGAACCCGCCAAGTGATCCGGGCCGGCCGTGCGCCGGCAGCGGCCATGACCTGACCGGGGCCCGCACGGGCCGCCGGGCACCTTTGTGTGTCCGGTGGCCCGTGCCGGCGGTGATCCGCCCAAGTCCCGGTCATACCCCGGGGACGAGCGCGTCCGCGGCCCCTGCGCCACTCCCCGACAAGGCGTAGTCGACATAGCCCCCGGCCCCGCCGGTGTAGTACGTGGCCGGGTCACCGACGGCCGGCTCCTGCCGCAGGGCGAACCGGGTGACGAGGTCGGGGTTGGCGATGAAGTGCGTGCCGAAGGACACGGCGTCGGCGATCCCGGCGTCGAGGACGGCGTTCCCCGACTCACGGTCGAAGCCGTTGTTCGCGATCAGGGGGCCGTCGAACCGCCGCCGGTAGCGTGCGAGCGCCGCGAGGTCGGGGGCCTCGTCCGCCGTGGTGCGGTCCCGGCCCCGCAGGTGCAGGTAGGCGACTGGACGGTCGTTGAGCTCCGTCACCAGTGCGTCGTGGTCGGCGAGCGTCTCCTCGTCGGCCCGGAAATGCTCCCCCTCGTTCCAGTAGGGCGCCAGGCGGACGCCGACGCACCGGCCGTGCCACGGCTCGGCGACCGCGTCGACGATGTCCAGCAGCAGACGCCGCCGGCCCGTACGGTCACCGCCGTAGGCATCGGTGCGGCGGTTCAGCCGTGGGTTGAGGAACTGCGCGATCAGAAACGCGCCGAGGGCACCGATCTCGACCCCGTCGAACCCCGCGCGCCGGGCGTTCTCCGCGGCGGCACGGAAGTCGGCGACCGTGGCCGCGATGTCGGCGGTGGTCATCTCCCGGGGAGTGACCGTCTCCTTGAACCCGCCGGCGGTGAAGGACCTCGTACGGGGGTTGACCGCCGACGGCCCGCCGGGCAGCTCTCCTCCCAGGTGGTCGGGGTGCGAGGCGGCGCCGGTGTGCCAGAGCTGCAGCACGATGCGGCCGCCGAGGGCGTGCACGACATCGGTGACCCGCCGCCACCCGGCGATCTGGTCCTCGCGGTAGATGCCGGGGACATGGACGAAGCCGACCGCCCGTTCGCTGACCCAGGTCCCCTCGGTAATGATCAGTCCGGCGGTGGCCCGCTGGCCGTAGTAGGCGGCGTGCAACTCCGTCGGTACGAGCGCGGCGTTGGCCGCGCGGCCCCGGGTGAGCGGGGCCATCACCACACGGTTGGGCAAGGAGAGGCCGCCGAGGTCCGCGCGCCGCAGCAGCGGCTGGTCGGCGGTGGTCGGCAGGGTACTGCTCATGGTGTGTTCCTCCTGGTCAACGGGCCGGGGCGGTGGCCGGGCCCGGAATCCGGGCCGGACCGCGGGCGCCGGTCACCTCGGCCCGGTGGTGCGCGTCATCAAGGTGACGGAGCGGGACGAGGAAAGGTGACCGATGGACGAGCAGGACCGGCTGGCGGAACGGTTCGAGGCACAGCGCGGCCATTTGCGCGCGGTCGCCTACCGGATGCTGGGCTCCCTCAGCGATGCGGACGACGCCGTGCAGGAAGCCTGGCTACGGCTCAGCCGTATCGACAGCGGAACCGTCGAGAACCTGCCCGGCTGGCTGACGACGGTCGTGTCGCGGCTCTGCCTCGACATCCTGCGCTCCCGCACCGCACGACGGGAGGAACCGGCCGGACAGCAACCGCCCGACCCGGCCCGGGACGCCGAGGACGGGACCGGCCCGGAACCCGAAGCGCTGCTGATCGACTCGGTCGGCCGGGCCCTGCTGGTGGTGCTGGACACCCTGGCTCCCGCCGAGCGGATCGCCTTCGTCCTGCACGACATGTTCGCCGTGCCGTTCGACCGGATCGCTCCCCTCGTGGAACGTTCGCCGGTGACCACGAAGAAGCTCGCCAGCCGCGCACGTCACAAGGTCCAGGGCACCCCCGCCGTTCCCGCCGCCGATCTCGCCCGGCAGCGCAAGGCCGTCGACGCCTTCCTCGCCGCCTCGCGCGACGGTGACCTCGACGCGCTGCTCGCGGTGCTGGCCCCCGACGTCGTGCGCCGGGCCGACCCCGCTGCCCTGCCCCCGGGCGCGCCGACGGAGCTCCGCGGTGCGCACTCGGTGGCCGCGGGGACCCTGGTCTTCGGGCGGAAGGCACGCTTCGCGGCGCCGGCGCTGGTGAACGGGACCGTGGGGATCGTCGTGGCCCCGCGTGGCCGGCTGCTACTCGCCCTCACCGTCACCGTCGAGGGCGAAAGGATCTCCGCCTACGAAGTGATCGCCGACCCCGCCCGTCTCCGGCGACTCGACCTCGCCGTCCTCGACGTGTGACCGGCGGCCACGGCCCGGCGCGCCGTTCCGGTCCCGTACGGATGTCCGGTCAGGACGCACCGGACCCGGCGCCGTCCTGCTTCAGCTTCGTCACCTTCCGTGGCAGTGATCCCGCGCCGTCGGCCAGCGGGGGAGTGGCGCCGGGCGTGCCGGCCCCCTTCTTCAGGCTGTCGAGAATGGCCAGCCCCTGGCCGACGATGCCGGAGACGATCTCGTTCATCCCGTCGGTGCCGTTGAGGACGGTCAGCCGGGCGCCGGCGAGGCCCTCGGCCGCGGCCTCGGTGAGGGCGGGGAGGTTCTCGACGGTGCGGTTGGCGGCGATCAGCTCCTGGTTGCCGTCCCGCAGCGAGCCCGCGAGGGCCGTGTTGGCGTCGGCGCGCGCCTGGGCGACGGTCCGCTCGGTGTAGGCGCGGGCGTCCGCCTCGTACCGGACCTGGTCACGCTGGGCCTCCGCCAGGGTGCGCAGCCGGTAGGCCTCGGCGTCCGCGGGGCGGCGAACCTCGCCCTCCAGCCGCTGGGCGGCGAGCGAGGCCTGCCGCTGGGCCAGCGCGGTCTGCTCCTCGATGACCTCCTGCGAGGCCCTGGCCTGCGACAGCGGGCCGGCCTGTGCGGCACGGGCGTTGTACTGCTCGGTCTCGGCGAGGAACCCGGCCCGCTTGATCGCGGTGTCCCGTTCGTACTCGGCCTTCAGCGCCGCCGCCTGCTGCTCCCGTTCGGTCGCCTCCTGGTCGGCCTTGGCCTGCGCGATCCGGGCCGCGCTGGCGACCGCGGCGGCGTGCGGGGCGGCGAGGTTGGTGATGTAGCCGGAGGTGTCGGCGATCTCCTGGATCTGCAGGGCGTCGACGACGATGCCGAGCTTCTCCATCTCGGAGTGGCTGCCCTCCTTGACCTCCTGGGCGACCCGGTCCCGCTCCCGGATGATCTGCTCGACGGTCAGTCCGCCGACGATCGAGCGCAGATGACCGGCGAAGATCCGCCCCACCAGCTCCTCCATGGTGGCCTGCTCGGAGAGGAACCGGCGCGCGGCGTTGGCGATGGACGTCTGGTCGTCCCCGACCTTGAAGACGGCAACCGCCCGGACGCCGAGCCGGATGCCCTGCTGGGTGACGCAGTCCTCGGAGATCTCCGCCTCCCGCAGCGACAGCGACAGCACGGACGCCTTCTGTTTGACGGGCAGGACCCAGCAGCCATGGCCGGTGACGATACGGAATTGGGCGTCCCCGGCCCGGCGCTTCGAGCCGGAGATCAACAGCGCCTCATTCGGCGCCGGAACATGCCAGAACAACATCGGAAGGCTCCTGGTCCGGTGCGACCGGCCTCGGCCGGGGCGCGGGGACGGCCGCGGGAAAGGGGAGTGCTCACGTGGTCGGCGGGCACGGTCTGCGGGACCGCCGGGTCACGCGGGCAGCGGCGCGACGATCACCGACCGCGCCGAGGTGTGCTCCACCACGATGACCTGCGTGTGCCGGGCGATGGGCTCGCGGGACCAGGCGGCGAAGGCTTCGGTGCCGCCGCGTACGGGCAGCAGCACCTCACCCGGGCCGTCGGTCGGGATCGAGACGGTCACCCGCCCGATCACCCCGATCGGGCTGAAGTCCGTGTCATCCGTTGCGCTCACCCGGGCTCCGTCGCTGGTCAAAGCCGCTGCCGGCGCAGTCGCCGGACAGCGGGAAATCCTCGACAACTCAACGGTACTCCGGCCGGGGTGCCGCCTGCGCCGCCGGCCCGGCAGCCGCGGCGGAGCCGGTTCCGGCGTCCAGACGGGCGGGCCGGGCCGAGGGGACCGACGGCTTTCTCGGCGGCAGTACGTCGGGCGCGCGATGGGGCCGGAGGGCCGTGAGGGCGCTCTCGGTCTCCTCCATCAGCGCACGGTAGGAGACCAGGCGCTGCCACTCGGGATCGGCGACCCCGGGCACCGTGGCGGCACGCTCGGTCCACTGCTTCACCAGCCCGGCGTACACCGGTGTCTGCCTGATGACCTCCGCGGTGATCCACCGCGGCATCTGCCCGGGGCGGGGGAGGGACGTCTGTCCGTGACCTGCGACGGTGCCGGAAGAGGGGACGCTCATGGCCGTAGAAACGATTCTTCGACGCTGGGGTCACTGCGTATTTTTGCAGCCGTCCGTACTTCCGCCAGGCAGGCAGGGACGGGTCTCCATCGAATATCACCTTATGCAGTGATCTATAGCCGGGAAGCGGTCCAATCCGGACGAAGGAACGTTGTCGCAGTCATGGAACCGAGGGAGTTGTGGGAGCGCCACGCGGTACTCGCACAAGCGTTTTGCAGCAGCGATGACGAGGTCCGCCGGACGCAGGGACTCCTCGACGAGGCCGAGGCCCGCCGTTCGCGGACCCTGGCCGCCTTCGCCGTGACCGTGGGCAGTGACGCGGTGGTGGCGGAGCTGCTCGGCCTGGACGAACGCGAAGTGCGGCTGGCCCGGCGCACGGTGGGCAAGGAAGACGCCCGCGCGGTCGCCAAGAGCCTGCTCGCACAGCCCGCGTGCGAGCAACCCCCCGCACCGCAGCAGCCCGCGCAGCAGGCCCCCGCACCGCAGCCCGCGCAGACGGCCGCCGCCCCAGGGGCCGCCGTGCACCCTCCGGGCCCCTCGGCCCCACCACAGGCGGTCCCGGTCGCCGTGCCCCAGCCCCCCTCCGAGCCGGCCTGGGCACCGGAGCTGGACGCCGTCCTGATGAGCAGCTGGCACAACGGAGTTGACCTCACCGCCCTGGCCACCGAACTCGGTCTCGACGTCCGGCTGCTGGTGGCCCGCGCACAACAGCTGTCCGCCGAGAGCCGCCCGGTCCAGCCTCCGGCGTCGGACCGCACGGGCCGGCACCGCCGGATGGTCAGTCCCCCGCCCTCCCCACAGCCCGAGACCCCCCACCTGGCCTGGCGCGAGCGACCACAGCAGCCCCCACGGGAGCACTACGAGCATGAGCCCTGGAAGCAGCAGCCGTGTCAGAACTACCCGGACCCGCAGGAGTACCAGGAATACCGGGTGTACGAGGAACACCAGCAGTATCAGCAGCCCACCCAGCCCACCTGGGATGCCAACGCCATCACCGCTGCCCAGCACGACTGGGACGGCATCCTCAGCCAATGGGAGGCCACCGCCGCCCCTCAACCACCTCTCTCCGCACCCGGTCAGGGAGGGGGGTGACGAGCCTGCGCCGTCGTGCGCCGGAGGTATCCGGGCCGTCGAAGGGCGTCGCCTGCCGTAGCCGCCGCAGCCGGGGCTGGGGCCGATGCCGCCCCTGGGCGGACGATCAGACGTCGATTACAGTGGGCGCCGAGCCGTGACTGGCGCTTGGGTGGAGTACCACCGGGGAGCGGCTCGGCCATCCACGGTCCGTGCCGCGCGCCTGGGCGATCCCACACGACGCTCAGGAGCAGCCCATGTCCCCGGAAGCCCGCCTCATGGACGGCAGCGCACTGGCCCGCAGCATGGTCGAACAGGCCGCCCGGCGCGCGGCCGACCTCACCGAACGGACCGGCACGGCCCCGTGTCTGGCGACCGTTCTCGTCGGCGAGGACCCCGCCTCGGTGACGTATGTACGCATGAAGCGCAACCGGTGCGCCAAGGCCGGAATTCTCTCCCGGCATGTCGCGCTGCCCGCCGCCACCACGACCGCGGAGCTGGTCGACACGATCACGGCGCTGTCGAACGACCCCACCGTGCACGGCATCCTGCTGCAGCACCCGGTCGGCCCGCACATCGACGAGCGGGCCGCGTTCGAGGCGATCGCCCCCGAGAAGGACGTCGACGGCGTCACCTGCCACTCCTTCGCCGCGATGAGTTTCGGCCTGGACGGCTTCGCCTCCTGCACGCCCGGCGG
This genomic stretch from Streptomyces nigrescens harbors:
- a CDS encoding alkene reductase; this encodes MSSTLPTTADQPLLRRADLGGLSLPNRVVMAPLTRGRAANAALVPTELHAAYYGQRATAGLIITEGTWVSERAVGFVHVPGIYREDQIAGWRRVTDVVHALGGRIVLQLWHTGAASHPDHLGGELPGGPSAVNPRTRSFTAGGFKETVTPREMTTADIAATVADFRAAAENARRAGFDGVEIGALGAFLIAQFLNPRLNRRTDAYGGDRTGRRRLLLDIVDAVAEPWHGRCVGVRLAPYWNEGEHFRADEETLADHDALVTELNDRPVAYLHLRGRDRTTADEAPDLAALARYRRRFDGPLIANNGFDRESGNAVLDAGIADAVSFGTHFIANPDLVTRFALRQEPAVGDPATYYTGGAGGYVDYALSGSGAGAADALVPGV
- a CDS encoding sigma-70 family RNA polymerase sigma factor — translated: MDEQDRLAERFEAQRGHLRAVAYRMLGSLSDADDAVQEAWLRLSRIDSGTVENLPGWLTTVVSRLCLDILRSRTARREEPAGQQPPDPARDAEDGTGPEPEALLIDSVGRALLVVLDTLAPAERIAFVLHDMFAVPFDRIAPLVERSPVTTKKLASRARHKVQGTPAVPAADLARQRKAVDAFLAASRDGDLDALLAVLAPDVVRRADPAALPPGAPTELRGAHSVAAGTLVFGRKARFAAPALVNGTVGIVVAPRGRLLLALTVTVEGERISAYEVIADPARLRRLDLAVLDV
- a CDS encoding SPFH domain-containing protein, with the translated sequence MLFWHVPAPNEALLISGSKRRAGDAQFRIVTGHGCWVLPVKQKASVLSLSLREAEISEDCVTQQGIRLGVRAVAVFKVGDDQTSIANAARRFLSEQATMEELVGRIFAGHLRSIVGGLTVEQIIRERDRVAQEVKEGSHSEMEKLGIVVDALQIQEIADTSGYITNLAAPHAAAVASAARIAQAKADQEATEREQQAAALKAEYERDTAIKRAGFLAETEQYNARAAQAGPLSQARASQEVIEEQTALAQRQASLAAQRLEGEVRRPADAEAYRLRTLAEAQRDQVRYEADARAYTERTVAQARADANTALAGSLRDGNQELIAANRTVENLPALTEAAAEGLAGARLTVLNGTDGMNEIVSGIVGQGLAILDSLKKGAGTPGATPPLADGAGSLPRKVTKLKQDGAGSGAS
- a CDS encoding bifunctional 5,10-methylenetetrahydrofolate dehydrogenase/5,10-methenyltetrahydrofolate cyclohydrolase, producing the protein MSPEARLMDGSALARSMVEQAARRAADLTERTGTAPCLATVLVGEDPASVTYVRMKRNRCAKAGILSRHVALPAATTTAELVDTITALSNDPTVHGILLQHPVGPHIDERAAFEAIAPEKDVDGVTCHSFAAMSFGLDGFASCTPGGILRLLDHYDVDLAGKHAVVVGRSAILGKPVGMLLLGRNATVTYCHSRTTDLASLTKEADVLIAAVGRPRFLRGEHLKPGAVVIDAGSNPGNVGDVDFDSARTRAALITPVPGGVGPMTIATLLTQTVDAAAAQLNAV